In Chloroflexota bacterium, the genomic window TCAGCAGCACGCCCGCCAGAATCACAGAGCCGGCTGTCGGGGCTTCCACATGGGCATCGGGCAACCACGAGTGCAGCGGCCACATCGGCACCTTGATGGCGAAAGCCAGTGCAAAGGCGAGGAACAGCCACGACTGAAGGTGCAGCGGCAGGTTCACGCCCTTGGCCAGCAAGTCAGGCAAATAGAAAGTGCCCTGGCTCAAACCCAGCCACAAAATGGCAAGCAGCATCAGCACTGAACCTACCATCGTATAGAGCATGAACTTGATGGCCGAGTAAGTCCGCCGCGGGCCGCCCCAAATCCCGATGATGAAGTACATCGGCACCAGGCTGAATTCCCAGAACACGAAGAAAGTGAACAAATCCAGCGCCAGGAACACGCCCAACATGCCCACTTCCATCACCAGGAAGGCAATGGCGAATTCCTTCACACGGTCTTCAATCGCCGTCCACGCCGAGAAAATCGAAATCGGCGTCAGCAGGGTGGTCAACAACACCAGCAAAATGCTCAAACCGTCCACGCCCAGGGCGTAATGAATCTCGAAACCACCCGCCTTCATCCAGATTTTGTCGTACACCATCTGGAAGCCGGGGTCTTTGGCGTGGAACATGCTCAGCATCCACAGGGACACAAAGAACGACACCAGCGAAGTCACCACCGCGACCCAGCGGATGGCGTCCTTGCGTTCCCGCGGGATGAGCAAAATGATTGCCACACCCACCAGAGGGAAGAAGGTCATCAAGTTGAGCGGATTCATCAGGAAGTCCATCATGCTACCTCGCCTTTAGTAGGATTCTTCCAACGCGTAAACGCGGCGGTACAATTTTACCGCCATAACAGATAAGTGAAAATGAGCAAAACACCCACAAACACGCTCAAAGCGTAATTGCGCACAAAACCCGTTTGCCAGCGGGCGATTTTCCTGCCCACGAAGTCGGTCAACCAGGCTGTATCGTTGACGGCGGTGTCAATGAACCAGACATCAAAAGCCGCCGAGAGCCGCGAGAGGGCAATATAGGGGTTGAGCACCACAGCCCAGTACAGTTCGTCCACCCACCACTTGGCCTGCATGGCAGTGAACAGCCAGCCCAAGGGGCGTTGCAGCGGGTCAGGTTGGGCAGCGCTTTCCAGCGGGCGCTTGCCATAGAGCCACCACGCCAGCAGCAACGAAACCACCGCGATGGTCGCCGACATGCTTGCCACCAGCGGGTTGAGGCCGCCGGCTTCCACCTCGCCGAAAGTGTGTCCCAGCCATTCCGCCAGGTAGGGGTGCGGCCAGTTGAGCAAGCCACCCGCCGCCGAGAGCACAGCCAACGCCACCAGCACCGAGGTCATCGTCCACGGGCTCTCTTTCGCGTGCGCGGCCGCATGGCTGCGCGGCTTCCCGAAAAACACCAGGAAAATCTGTCGGCCGATGTAAAACGCGGTCAGGAAGGCCGCCACAACCAGTAACCAGTATACCAGAGGGAAAGCCGCCCTGGTATCGGCAATAATCTCATCTTTCGAGAAAAAGGCTGCCAGCGGCGGAATGCCTGCCAGCGTCAGACCTGCGATAAGGTACGTCCAGAAGGTCACCGGAATGACCTTCCGCAACCCGCCCATGAAGCGCATATCTTGGGGGTCAAAGTCGGGCGGGTCGTCGCTGTGATGCCCCTCGTGCCCTCCTTCTTCGGGCAAGGGGTGATGCGCCCGTTCCATCGCGATGATGACCGAGCCCGCCGCGAGGAAGAGTAATGCTTTGAAGAAAGCGTGAGCAATCAGGTGGAACATGGCTGCCACATACGCGCCCACACCCACCGCTGCCACCATAAAGCCCAGCTGCGAAATGGTGGAATACGCCAGCACTTTCTTGATATCGTTCTGCGCCACGGCAATCGTCGCGGCAAACAACGCCGTCAGCGCGCCAATCAGCGCCACCGCATGTTGTGCCGTCGGCACGAGGTCATAGAGCACGTGCGAGCGCGCCACCAAATACACACCCGCGGTCACCATCGTGGCGGCGTGGATGAGCGCCGAAACCGGGGTCGGGCCTGCCATGGCATCGGGCAGCCACACATACAGCGGAATCTGCGCCGATTTCCCCGTCACACCCAAAAGCAGCAACAGCGTGATGATCAAAATGCTCTGGGGATGGCTCTGCGCCACCGCTGGCGCTTCCGCAAACACCTTTTCGAAATTCAGAGTGCCGAAGACGGTAAACATGTAAAACATGGCCGTCATGAAGCCGAAGTCGCCAATGCGGTTGGCAATGAACGCCTTTTTGCCTGCCATCGCGTTGGCAGTGCTCAGGTTTCCCTTGGTGTCATATTCAAACCAGAAACTGATCAACAAATACGAGCACAGCCCGACGCCTTCCCACCCCACAAAGAGCATCAAATAACTATCGCCCGTGACCAAAATCATCATCGAGGCGATGAAAAGGTTGAGGAAGACGAAAAAGCGCGCGTAGCGTCCGGGGTCGCCCTTGTAGCGGACATCGTAGTGCATGTAGCCCACCGCGTAGAGGTGGATGAGCGTTCCCACGCCGGAAACCACCAGCATCATCGTCACCGCCAGGGTATCGACCCGGAACGCCCATGATACATCCACCACCGTCATCCACGAGAGGAACGGCACCGTGGCTCCCGCAGGCTGGACGCGCAAAGACAGCCACATCAGCACCGAGATCACGAAAGAAAGCCCCGAAGCCGTCACGGCTACGGCCGCCACCCCGCGCTCACCAATGCGGCGCCCAAACGCCATGTTGAACAACAACCCCAAGACAGGG contains:
- a CDS encoding NADH-quinone oxidoreductase subunit L, coding for MFLSEVTNHSGTFFYLVPWAVFFPVLGLLFNMAFGRRIGERGVAAVAVTASGLSFVISVLMWLSLRVQPAGATVPFLSWMTVVDVSWAFRVDTLAVTMMLVVSGVGTLIHLYAVGYMHYDVRYKGDPGRYARFFVFLNLFIASMMILVTGDSYLMLFVGWEGVGLCSYLLISFWFEYDTKGNLSTANAMAGKKAFIANRIGDFGFMTAMFYMFTVFGTLNFEKVFAEAPAVAQSHPQSILIITLLLLLGVTGKSAQIPLYVWLPDAMAGPTPVSALIHAATMVTAGVYLVARSHVLYDLVPTAQHAVALIGALTALFAATIAVAQNDIKKVLAYSTISQLGFMVAAVGVGAYVAAMFHLIAHAFFKALLFLAAGSVIIAMERAHHPLPEEGGHEGHHSDDPPDFDPQDMRFMGGLRKVIPVTFWTYLIAGLTLAGIPPLAAFFSKDEIIADTRAAFPLVYWLLVVAAFLTAFYIGRQIFLVFFGKPRSHAAAHAKESPWTMTSVLVALAVLSAAGGLLNWPHPYLAEWLGHTFGEVEAGGLNPLVASMSATIAVVSLLLAWWLYGKRPLESAAQPDPLQRPLGWLFTAMQAKWWVDELYWAVVLNPYIALSRLSAAFDVWFIDTAVNDTAWLTDFVGRKIARWQTGFVRNYALSVFVGVLLIFTYLLWR
- a CDS encoding NADH-quinone oxidoreductase subunit M, with the translated sequence MDFLMNPLNLMTFFPLVGVAIILLIPRERKDAIRWVAVVTSLVSFFVSLWMLSMFHAKDPGFQMVYDKIWMKAGGFEIHYALGVDGLSILLVLLTTLLTPISIFSAWTAIEDRVKEFAIAFLVMEVGMLGVFLALDLFTFFVFWEFSLVPMYFIIGIWGGPRRTYSAIKFMLYTMVGSVLMLLAILWLGLSQGTFYLPDLLAKGVNLPLHLQSWLFLAFALAFAIKVPMWPLHSWLPDAHVEAPTAGSVILAGVLLKMGTYGFLRFNLSLFPEASVKFAVPIAVLAIIGIIYGAMVAYAQKDFKKLVAYTSVSHLGFVMLGLFALNPMGIAGGILQMINHGISTGALFLIVGIIYERTHTRDLSAFGGLWKIMPIYGAFSLVVALSSMGLPGLNGFIGEFTILMGAFQSPILGPLFAISAAVGIVLAAVYILVMLQKVFLGPVKEKNLGLKDLNWREITVLSVLTVFIFWIGLHPAPFFNLMMPAVEKLAHGLQVAAVAMH